One Natator depressus isolate rNatDep1 chromosome 5, rNatDep2.hap1, whole genome shotgun sequence DNA segment encodes these proteins:
- the HEXB gene encoding beta-hexosaminidase subunit beta, translating to MEPARLFLGLLCASAALAVSSLHQRAPPPEPLLLEEEPELGESPSGSLWPLPRSLRILPRQLQLAPARFELVHGPGSTAGPGCALLQDAFRRYYEYIFGYSKWQNQGQRQLPAGTELLQLQVIIGSKDSECDNYPSITSNEAYQLSVTEPVAVLKAEKVWGALRGLETFSQLVYEDDYGSFLINESEITDYPRFAHRGILLDTSRHFLPLKSILTNLDAMAFNKFNVLHWHIVDDHSFPYQSITFPKLSGKGSYTYDHIYTPTDVRLVIDYARLRGIRVIPEFDSPGHTQSWGKGQKDLLTPCFNGEHQSGSYGPVNPILNTTYHFMTDLFKEISSVFPDAYIHLGGDEVDFTCWKSNPDVTKFMMQQGFGVDYAKLESYYIQKILDIVSSAHKGYIVWQEVFDKGVKLKPDTIVEVWIGSLYTVELSRVTGAGFTTILAAPWYLDYISYGQDWKKYYSVEPLSFTGSEKQKKLMIGGEACLWGEFVDATNLTPRLWPRASAVGERLWSSENVTNIKDAYNRLVKHRCRMLRRGIAAEPLFVGYCDHEARGL from the exons ATGGAGCCAGCCCGGCTGTTCCTGGGGCTCCTGTGCGCCTCCGCGGCGCTGGCCGTCTCCAGCCTCCACCAGCGCGCCCCGCCGCCCGAgcccctgctgctggaggaggagccggagCTGGGCGAGTCCCCCTCCGGCTCCCTCTGGCCTCTGCCCCGCTCGCTCCGCATCCTCCCGCGCCAGCTCCAGCTGGCCCCGGCCCGCTTCGAGCTGGTGCACGGCCCGGGCTCCACGGCGGGGCCCGGCTGCGCCCTCCTGCAGGACGCCTTCCGCAG ATATTACGAGTACATCTTTGGTTATTCCAAATGGCAAAATCAGGGTCAAAGACAGCTTCCTGCCGGAACAGAGTTATTGCAGCTTCAAGTCATAATTGGTTCCAAAGACTCTGAGTGTGACAATTATCCCAGCATCACCTCGAATGAGGCCT ATCAGTTAAGCGTAACAGAACCTGTGGCAGTACTGAAGGCAGAAAAGGTCTGGGGTGCATTAAGAG GTTTGGAAACCTTCAGTCAGTTGGTCTATGAAGATGACTACGGGAGT TTCCTTATCAATGAATCAGAAATCACTGACTACCCAAGATTTGCTCACAGAGGAATCTTACTTGATACATCAAGACACTTTCTACCCCTCAAAAGCATTCTTACAAACCTG GATGCCATGGCTTTTAACAAGTTTAACGTTCTCCACTGGCACATAGTAGATGACCATTCATTCCCTTACCAGAGCATCACTTTCCCCAAGTTGAGTGGCAAG GGCTCTTATACCTATGATCACATCTATACTCCGACTGATGTCCGTCTGGTGATTGACTATGCTCGGTTAAGAGGCATTAGGGTTATCCCAGAGTTTGATAGCCCAGGACATACACAATCTTGGGGGAAAG GTCAAAAAGACCTTCTCACACCATGTTTCAATGGAGAGCACCAGAGTGGTTCTTATGGACCTGTAAACCCCATTTTGAATACAACTTATCATTTCATGACTGACCTCTTCAAAGAAATTAGCAGTGTATTTCCTGATGCCTACATCCACTTGGGAGGAGATGAAGTGGACTTCACTTGTTG GAAATCTAACCCTGACGTGACAAAGTTTATGATGCAGCAAGGATTTGGCGTTGACTATGCTAAACTGGAATCTTACTATATTCAGAA aaTCTTGGATATCGTTTCCTCTGCTCACAAAGGATACATAGTCTGGCAGGAGGTATTTGATAAAGGAGTAAAG CTAAAACCTGACACAATAGTTGAAGTGTGGATAGGGAGTTTGTATACTGTAGAACTAAGCCGTGTAACAGGAGCTGGGTTCACCACTATCCTGGCAGCCCCCTGGTACCTAGACTATATTAGTTATGGACAGGACTGGAAGAAATACTACAGCGTTGAACCACTCAGCTTCACTG GATCTGAAAAGCAGAAAAAGCTGATGATAGGTGGAGAAGCCTGCCTTTGGGGAGAATTTGTGGATGCAACTAACCTCACACCAAGATTATG GCCTCGAGCAAGTGCTGTTGGGGAGAGGCTCTGGAGCAGTGAAAATGTGACTAACATAAAGGATGCTTATAACAGACTAGTGAAGCATCGTTGTCGCATGCTCAG aCGTGGAATAGCAGCTGAACCCCTCTTTGTTGGGTATTGTGATCATGAAGCTAGAGGTCTGTAA